CGGCGCACTCCTTGGGAGATCGTCCCTTCAATGCCAGACCGCTGGGCATAGGTGACCTAAAAGCCTTCGTTTCTTGCCGCTGACGGGCGTGTTGGAGCGCAGTGTATAGGAAAGCTGGTTACGAATCGTGATGGTTCGCCGATGGTCTCGAGCGGCGGTGCAGCGTGCCCGGCTAGGACACGGCTCGCAATCGCGCCGGGCGAACTTAATTTTGATCACTTCATTGTCGCCCCGATCACCCGCCGAGGTCCAACTCGGCCCGCGACCCCCAAAAGCGTAATTTCATGCCACGTTGCATAAGGATCTCTTACAAATCGAAGAGTGAACGACATAGCGAAAGTACGGCGAATGTTTGTACGATCTCAATGTGAGACTCGTTAGGATAACATTTGCCAGTGTGTACACGGCGGCTCCTGCTGGGGAACATGGAACTTTTCGTTCCTGTTAAAATCACTGCACGTGATGTGGCCCTTCGTTGTACGTGTGGGCGGCCAACCCCTGTTCCCGCCTTCGACCTCCATCTCCGCACGCCCCGCTTGTGGAAACAGCACTTCGCCACCACTCCGCTTCGCTCGGACCTTGATCGCGTCCGTCAATACGGACGCTCATTCACCGTTTCCCTGAGAGACACTATGGCTCGTGGCGTATGGCTCGCTCGTTGCACTCGCTCTAGAGCACATGGCTCGATCGCTCCGCTCGTTCTCTGGTAGAAGATTCTTGCCATCAGCTATGTGCCAGAGAGCGACCGCAGGGAGCGGGCGATAAGCCCTCTGCGCATTATTCTTCATTCGTTGGGGATCGACCACGGCACATCTGCCCACGTGGGATGTGTCCAGCCGTTGAGGTCGTAATGACTCATACACTCCTCGACCATGGCCTTGAAGTTGGCGTTGAGTCCCATCTGCTCCGCCGCCACGTACGTCTCGACACGATTCGCATCGTAGCCACCGGCAAAATTCCGCTCGTGCGCTTCGGTGCGGCCAGCAAACTCGGTGAAGAACATATCCCAAATGACGCGGAGCAATTTCACCCGCTCCTCTGCGGTGGCGCTTCCACCTTTCCAATACCGATCGAGCAATGGCCGGAGAGCGGGGTTCTTGAAGTCTTCCGCCGAGGAGGGAATCTGGATCACGTTGCCAGAGAGCACGTTCTGAAACAGCGTGCGTGCCCTCGTGAACATGTCCCCGTACATATTGCGCCATTGCATGGCATACCCAGTGTTGGGCAACAAATATCCGCCTGGGCCGGGCTGGGCCTCGGCCGCCATGGCCGTGGAGAGGGCCCAAATGTTGTGGCGCATGCCGATGAGCTCCCCGATCACCAGTTGAACGTCGCGGAAGCTTGACCGCTGCTGCATCTCCGTCGCCCGGAGTAACAGGCCACAGATGAAGTCGAACTTGACCGCAGTGCGCGTCGCGGCATGGAGAGCGAAGCGTTGGCCGAAGCCACGGGAGAAGAGGCCATTCACGATTGTGGGATTGCGGTACGCGATCACATCCTCCCAGGGAATGAGCACATCGTCAAGCACGATGCTGAGATCGGACTCGTCGAAGCGGCTGGAGAGTGGATAGTCGAAGGGCGAGCCGATCTTCTTGGCGAGGTGCTCGTACGAATAGCGCCCGATGAACTTGATCCCCGGCGCGTTGAAGGGCACGAAAAAGGCGAGCGCGAAATCCTCCTCGTTTGCGGTGAGTCCGCCAGCCGGAAGGTACTGGCTCATGTAGGTGACATTACTGAAGGCGGCCCCGGTGGACACCAGGCGCGCGCCGCGGACGACGATGCCGTCATCGCGCTCTTTGACGACGTGCATGTAGACATCGCGCTGCTCAGCGGGAGGTTTCGAGCGATCGCCGGCCGGATTGACCAGGCTCAGATTGACGAACATCACTTCGTCCGCG
The sequence above is drawn from the Deltaproteobacteria bacterium genome and encodes:
- a CDS encoding Pyoverdin chromophore biosynthetic protein pvcC, with amino-acid sequence MSQTPTHTSSAAPLGNRQANGPAPQHGSHTQPPVLREAPTGKQFLESLRDGRAIYFDGKLVKDVTTHPAFASSARSYARMYDTLHDPAKQDVLTFITERGARSHKFYKLARTHQDIFEARDAIAEWARLSWGTLSRGPDYKAALVGSLAGDADFYGEYAPNVWRWYEKIADEVMFVNLSLVNPAGDRSKPPAEQRDVYMHVVKERDDGIVVRGARLVSTGAAFSNVTYMSQYLPAGGLTANEEDFALAFFVPFNAPGIKFIGRYSYEHLAKKIGSPFDYPLSSRFDESDLSIVLDDVLIPWEDVIAYRNPTIVNGLFSRGFGQRFALHAATRTAVKFDFICGLLLRATEMQQRSSFRDVQLVIGELIGMRHNIWALSTAMAAEAQPGPGGYLLPNTGYAMQWRNMYGDMFTRARTLFQNVLSGNVIQIPSSAEDFKNPALRPLLDRYWKGGSATAEERVKLLRVIWDMFFTEFAGRTEAHERNFAGGYDANRVETYVAAEQMGLNANFKAMVEECMSHYDLNGWTHPTWADVPWSIPNE